Proteins co-encoded in one Aspergillus flavus chromosome 2, complete sequence genomic window:
- a CDS encoding uncharacterized protein (of unknown function-domain containing protein): MHATAALRSAARTPLIRFLGRRSVPQSIDHTPRPHPASPSGALPDSFAAYRVKAQQHGPLSRGSFVEGAIGRSSGSSLGPVQPKQGEYFDRAELPPRFQRLPWSQAEIEAIETGGASLFA, from the exons ATGCACGCCACTGCTGCTCTCCGCTCCGCTGCCCGGACTCCTCTTATTCGGTTCCTTGGCCGTCGCTCGGTGCCTC AATCTATTGACCACACTCCTCGCCCTCACCCCGCCTCTCCTTCAGGCGCCCTCCCCGACTCGTTCGCTGCTTACCGTGTCAAGGCCCAGCAGCACGGCCCTCTGAGCCGTGGCTCGTTCGTTGAGGGCGCGATCGGCCGTAGCTCGGGCTCCTCTCTGGGCCCCGTTCAGCCCAAGCAGGGAGAATACTTCGACCGTGCCGAGCTCCCTCCTCGGTTCCAGCGTCTTCCGTGGAGCCAGGCTGAGATTGAAGCTATCGAGACCGGTGGTGCTAGTCTCTTCGCTTAA
- a CDS encoding vitamin B6 photo-protection and homoeostasis-domain-containing protein, whose protein sequence is MHSIDNVQHPSSKPQSWSLSSLTSLLVEVFLPAGYPHSVSDDYVPYQIFDSLQAFSSSIAGLLSSRAVLQGVGVGNADASPTAALLLHILQDTSGRISTILFAHRVGTALEPECKMYRLAADVFNDAAMILDCLSPMIPAGFGRVTVLSTAGVLRALCGVAGGSSKASLSAHFSRWGNLAEVNAKDSSQETIISLIGMLVGSFVVSRVTSYTATWISLVMLLTMHLSLNYAAVRSVQMTSLNRQRANIHSKATQSQKQWQIPTPAQVSKQEKIFETDGILRWVSAPSTQHKLGTCRIGVSLEQFLAPSSTRTGSGSLKTSTPMSDLSSLFKSEDYLLFLHRNRQSWDARILLKTSSTTQTQLKAWMHVLLAARVLCSSAKEMRTQEIEYIMDTISKTLTFLNDGSRTDQYMSALTEAGWDLNVAALETRSGRRIACT, encoded by the exons ATGCACTCAATTGACAACGTACAGCACCCCTCCTCCAAGCCCCAATCATGGTCTCTATCCTCTCTCACAAGCCTCCTGGTCGAGGTGTTTCTCCCTGCTGGATACCCCCACAGTGTCAGTGATGATTATGTTCC GTACCAAATCTTT GACTCGCTCCAAGCGTTCAGTAGTTCTATTGCCGGCCTCCTGTCTTCGAGGGCAGTACTACAAG GTGTTGGAGTGGGCAATGCGGATGCTTCCCCGACAGCTGCCCTTCTGCTTCACATTCTTCAAGACACATCTGGCCGAATTTCAACCATTCTGTTTGCGCATAGGGTTGGCACTGCTCTGGAGCCAGAATGTAAAATGTACCGCCTTGCTGCCGATGTTTTCAACGATGCTGCCATGATTCTGGACTGTCTTTCCCCGATGATCCCAGCAGGATTTGGTCGGGTGACGGTTCTCAGCACAGCAGGTGTGTTACGAGCTCTGTGTGGCGTTGCAGGAGGAAGCTCCAAGGCGAGTCTGAGTGCGCATTTCTCTCGGTGGGGGAATCTCGCAGAAGTCAACGCC AAAGACTCGTCCCAAGAAACTATCATTTCCCTTATTGGGATGCTG GTTGGATCCTTCGTCGTATCTCGGGTTACGAGCTACACCGCAACCTGGATCTCACTAGTGATGCTTCTTACCATGCATCTGAGTCTCAATTACGCGGCTGTCCGCTCCGTGCAGATGACCAGTCTAAACCGACAACGAGCAAACATC CATAGCAAAGCAACACAATCCCAGAAACAATGGCAGATACCAACCCCAGCCCAAGTCTCCAAGCAagagaagatcttcgagaCGGACGGCATCCTAAGATGGGTCTCTGCCCCATCAACACAACACAAACTAGGCACCTGCCGTATCGGAGTCTCACTCGAACAATTCCTCGCCCCATCCTCGACACGCACGGGATCCGGCTCCCTCAAAACATCAACCCCCATGTCCgacctttcctccctctttAAATCAGAAGACTACCTGTTATTCCTGCACCGTAACCGCCAATCCTGGGACGCAAGAATCCTCCTGAAGACGAGTAGCACGACCCAAACGCAGCTAAAAGCCTGGATGCACGTATTACTGGCTGCACGAGTGCTATGCTCGTCCGCAAAGGAGATGCGGACACAGGAGATAGAGTATATCATGGACACGATCTCCAAGACATTGACTTTCCTAAACGATGGCTCTCGGACGGATCAGTACATGTCAGCTCTAACAGAGGCAGGATGGGATCTGAACGTTGCTGCATTAGAGACAAGGTCTGGACGGCGGATTGCTTGTACTTAA